A single window of Paenibacillus sp. FSL H8-0537 DNA harbors:
- a CDS encoding ABC-2 family transporter protein gives MNFFQIYWKIQKANIRARMAYPFNFFLGIFCVMGFGIFSTLFLWILTRNFPNIIGWNFYEILFVSSFNMFCYSFSLIFFIQIQDIDNYVRNGEFDRILIRPMDSLLQFAALRFNINSLGTVLYSLTTLIYAMVHIPNWDAVSVGKMSLLMISGIIVSLSVQLILGSTAFITLQSAGLFQLQEVVYGNMSNYPITIFSKGIQFFLTFILPIGFIGFYPSTAILGKGNVFFGQDSWLICVMVAFILGIVGYLLWNRSIQRYSGAGS, from the coding sequence ATGAATTTTTTTCAAATATACTGGAAAATCCAAAAGGCCAATATTCGCGCGAGAATGGCGTATCCGTTTAATTTTTTTCTGGGAATTTTTTGTGTAATGGGGTTTGGTATTTTCTCAACGTTATTTTTATGGATCTTGACAAGGAATTTCCCCAATATCATTGGATGGAACTTTTATGAGATACTTTTTGTATCTTCATTTAATATGTTCTGCTACTCCTTCAGCTTGATCTTCTTTATTCAAATTCAAGACATTGATAACTATGTTCGAAATGGCGAGTTTGATCGTATTTTGATTCGTCCGATGGATTCCCTACTGCAGTTTGCGGCATTGCGGTTCAATATAAACAGTTTGGGGACGGTTCTCTACTCTCTGACCACTTTGATTTATGCCATGGTGCATATTCCAAATTGGGATGCAGTTTCTGTCGGGAAGATGTCCCTTTTAATGATCTCAGGAATTATCGTTTCGCTTTCTGTCCAGTTAATTCTTGGTTCAACAGCGTTTATCACCCTGCAGAGCGCAGGGTTATTCCAACTACAGGAAGTTGTTTATGGGAACATGTCCAATTACCCGATCACGATCTTTTCTAAAGGGATTCAGTTTTTTCTGACCTTTATTCTCCCTATCGGATTCATTGGATTTTATCCAAGCACCGCTATTTTGGGTAAAGGCAATGTGTTTTTTGGGCAGGATTCTTGGTTGATATGTGTGATGGTTGCTTTTATTTTGGGGATTGTTGGTTATTTGTTATGGAATAGAAGCATTCAACGATATTCAGGGGCCGGATCGTAG
- a CDS encoding ABC-2 family transporter protein, with product MYAKLVTTVFKKNTTYRLTLLFRILTTIISVLATRQVWSILYRDGSNAGGFTLSTMLTYVTIAMILQAFYSSSIAFEISSKIQTGGIVQDFQRPWSFQAAMFAYSFGSVLAGIVSVVLPILIVTLVLFPIDVPSNPLAILYFFVSILLGLIINFCIQFLIGMLSFIFVEVWGFEIIVGLTVSLLSGQLIPLAFFPEGLSNVVNYLPFRGLYSIPISIYTETIVGSIWNELLYQGIWALGLWLLISLTLKYFQRVLTVAGG from the coding sequence GTGTATGCCAAATTAGTAACAACCGTGTTTAAGAAAAACACCACGTACCGTCTTACGTTGCTGTTCCGGATCTTGACAACGATCATTTCTGTGTTGGCGACCCGCCAGGTCTGGTCTATTTTGTATAGAGATGGTTCAAACGCAGGCGGATTTACACTGAGCACGATGTTGACGTATGTGACGATTGCGATGATTTTACAAGCTTTTTACAGCTCAAGTATCGCATTTGAAATTAGCTCGAAGATTCAAACGGGAGGAATTGTACAGGACTTTCAGCGACCGTGGAGCTTCCAAGCTGCCATGTTTGCTTATTCCTTCGGTTCTGTTTTAGCAGGGATCGTCTCGGTTGTCTTGCCTATCCTGATTGTAACGTTGGTTCTGTTTCCAATCGATGTGCCGAGCAACCCGCTGGCCATTTTATATTTTTTTGTAAGCATTTTACTTGGACTTATCATTAACTTTTGCATTCAGTTTTTAATAGGTATGCTTTCATTTATATTTGTCGAAGTGTGGGGCTTTGAAATTATAGTGGGATTAACGGTTTCTCTTCTTTCAGGACAATTAATACCGCTTGCCTTTTTTCCGGAAGGCTTGTCCAACGTAGTAAATTATTTACCGTTTCGAGGTTTGTACAGCATTCCGATTTCCATCTATACGGAGACGATCGTCGGTTCAATTTGGAACGAGCTTCTCTATCAGGGCATATGGGCATTAGGGCTTTGGTTGCTCATTAGTTTGACTCTCAAGTACTTTCAGCGCGTATTAACGGTAGCAGGCGGATGA
- a CDS encoding acyl carrier protein yields the protein MSTTTLKKEVQENILKVLAKLLKEDAENISLDADLFEEVGIDSTGIIELLLELEIYCSIEFDMEELDPSHLSSVNTLTDYIVFLKSDE from the coding sequence ATGAGTACAACGACGTTGAAGAAAGAAGTTCAAGAAAATATTTTAAAGGTGCTGGCCAAGCTGCTGAAGGAGGATGCAGAGAACATTAGCCTTGATGCAGATTTGTTTGAGGAAGTTGGAATCGATTCAACGGGTATTATTGAGCTATTGCTAGAGTTGGAAATATATTGTAGTATAGAGTTCGATATGGAGGAGCTGGATCCTTCCCATTTATCATCGGTGAATACGCTTACTGATTATATCGTATTTTTGAAGAGCGATGAATAG
- a CDS encoding acyl-CoA dehydrogenase family protein, with amino-acid sequence MYEDLRVCLKDFAAEYRSFALEADRLGDIPAAHLANKEFRQIWMLGTPQQYGNTGIKLSRNNVFYGNKSLEMAICTEELSYGDPAMALSMPGAQLLGPIVMELGTEEQKSRFFESLTSSEPIWTGFNLTEPDAGSDVSGLHTVAVRTGNGGYVLTGEKRYIANAKRAQWVAVFAKLNHSQNPLAIQCFLLHESEFVGSQCTRLSDHTLGMRAAELGYTQYHALEICEDSLLGIDKSALRRGLHGAVNVFFRMRPCTASIAIGLSRAMIDYASEHLSLNVNETISLQRLQWKMEKTRRLVYNAASEVDRGVFDVKTSSMAKWMSNALVYEVSRTVHQLAGLEGWLEHPLLEKWLRDARMIEFMEGSTNIHKREVAKELFK; translated from the coding sequence ATGTATGAGGATTTACGTGTTTGTTTAAAGGATTTCGCTGCAGAATATCGGTCATTTGCCTTGGAAGCAGACCGCCTGGGAGACATCCCTGCAGCCCATCTAGCTAATAAAGAGTTTCGTCAAATCTGGATGCTCGGTACGCCTCAACAATATGGAAATACAGGGATCAAGCTTTCCAGAAATAACGTGTTCTACGGCAATAAGTCGCTGGAAATGGCCATATGTACAGAGGAACTGTCCTATGGAGATCCAGCGATGGCTCTATCGATGCCGGGCGCGCAATTGCTTGGCCCTATCGTTATGGAACTTGGGACAGAGGAACAAAAAAGTCGGTTTTTTGAAAGCTTGACATCGAGTGAGCCGATCTGGACCGGATTCAACTTGACGGAGCCGGATGCTGGCTCGGATGTGAGCGGGTTGCATACCGTCGCTGTGCGCACGGGAAACGGAGGGTATGTTTTAACTGGAGAGAAACGATACATTGCTAATGCGAAGAGAGCGCAATGGGTAGCGGTTTTTGCTAAATTGAACCATAGCCAGAATCCTCTTGCCATTCAATGTTTTCTGCTGCATGAGAGCGAATTTGTGGGAAGTCAATGTACGCGATTATCCGATCATACACTGGGCATGAGGGCCGCTGAGCTGGGATATACACAGTATCACGCTCTGGAAATCTGCGAGGACAGCCTGCTCGGCATTGATAAATCGGCCTTACGCCGGGGACTTCATGGAGCCGTTAACGTGTTTTTTAGAATGAGACCATGTACAGCCTCCATAGCTATAGGGTTATCCCGCGCGATGATTGACTACGCATCGGAGCATTTGAGTCTAAATGTCAACGAAACGATCTCCTTGCAGCGATTGCAGTGGAAAATGGAGAAGACAAGACGATTGGTTTATAATGCGGCGTCCGAAGTGGATAGAGGCGTGTTTGATGTCAAAACATCCTCCATGGCCAAATGGATGTCAAATGCATTGGTGTACGAAGTGAGCCGTACGGTCCATCAGTTAGCGGGCCTAGAAGGCTGGCTGGAACATCCGTTGTTGGAAAAGTGGCTTCGGGATGCACGGATGATCGAGTTTATGGAAGGCAGCACGAATATTCATAAACGGGAAGTCGCAAAGGAATTGTTCAAATAA
- a CDS encoding acyl-CoA dehydrogenase family protein encodes MFTTLRRILFEAPLPSLTDRIEFHTTTLSAFLGISGIAAGIYSNQRLVIWGNQLNYPVCFRKQDGIYLAQHVTLEEERHIGPHVVNVVTPVNEKKLEGTEQIAAETTLLDIQMIIAAYMNRLCMDILKQCITYAKKRQTFGVPIYKHQMVADAIVIGASELEGNVLTLLEWGESMLEEIESSERIKRLAQVSFLIAQLPEIADRIVPVMGAYGISADEWIKSKLLEVHHFSSIRGESYV; translated from the coding sequence ATGTTTACAACTCTTCGACGAATACTTTTTGAAGCTCCACTCCCATCTTTAACAGATAGGATTGAGTTTCATACTACGACTCTTTCGGCTTTCCTGGGCATATCAGGAATAGCTGCTGGTATTTACTCAAATCAACGTCTAGTTATATGGGGAAACCAGCTTAATTATCCCGTTTGCTTTCGTAAACAAGATGGCATTTATTTAGCGCAGCATGTGACACTGGAGGAAGAACGCCATATCGGCCCTCATGTAGTAAATGTGGTCACTCCAGTGAACGAGAAAAAGCTGGAGGGCACCGAACAAATTGCTGCTGAGACGACATTGCTAGACATCCAAATGATTATTGCAGCTTACATGAATCGATTGTGCATGGATATTTTAAAGCAGTGCATTACGTATGCCAAAAAGCGGCAAACGTTTGGTGTACCTATTTATAAGCATCAAATGGTAGCAGATGCCATTGTGATTGGCGCAAGCGAACTTGAAGGGAACGTATTGACGCTATTGGAATGGGGAGAAAGCATGCTGGAGGAGATAGAAAGCTCTGAACGAATAAAAAGGCTGGCGCAGGTATCCTTCCTTATTGCGCAATTACCCGAGATTGCTGATCGAATCGTGCCGGTCATGGGCGCTTATGGAATAAGTGCGGATGAGTGGATCAAGTCCAAGTTGTTGGAAGTACATCATTTTTCATCTATTCGAGGTGAGAGCTATGTATGA
- a CDS encoding diaminopimelate decarboxylase translates to MKFDYRQQHNVLCIQNIPVTQLAATYGTPLFIYDADRIRKQVKKFSHDLHPSVKLFYSLKPNPNPTIVKMIYDMGANLEICSPNELEICKQIGASSDRLLYLGPGKTQKEIEMLLDEQVGYYVVESVQELKLLNEIAEARSEFVTVGVRINLNTSAKGSKLTMGGQPRQFGIDEEQMEELFHHSSELRRVQITGIHAYNGTRILSADVIIENTRYILELAKQVARTYAIDLEFVDIGGGFGIPYFDNEGELDFASACSGINVLVEQFHKEIGREIPIFVESGRYVVGESGVYTTKVLYTKKSKEVLFATADGGTNHHMAAGGNGNALKKNFPIKVLNKWEDEPVASYHISGPLCTPNDLIAKSIPLPKLEQGDLVGIMNAGAYALTASPTLFLSHPMPVELLIDEGEVTVIRERDEYGLPRLRSIDSVLAGKPAAGMKES, encoded by the coding sequence ATGAAATTTGATTATAGGCAACAGCATAACGTGCTTTGTATCCAAAATATTCCGGTCACGCAGCTAGCGGCTACGTATGGAACACCTCTGTTTATCTATGACGCAGATCGTATCCGTAAGCAAGTAAAGAAATTTTCGCATGATCTTCATCCGAGCGTGAAATTGTTTTATTCCTTAAAGCCGAATCCGAACCCGACAATCGTAAAGATGATTTATGATATGGGGGCCAATTTGGAAATTTGTTCACCAAATGAGCTGGAAATTTGCAAACAAATAGGGGCCTCCTCAGATCGATTGCTCTACTTGGGTCCGGGAAAGACACAGAAGGAAATCGAGATGTTATTGGATGAGCAGGTCGGCTATTATGTGGTGGAATCGGTGCAAGAGCTGAAATTGCTCAACGAAATCGCGGAAGCGAGAAGCGAGTTCGTTACGGTCGGTGTTCGTATCAATCTGAATACATCGGCCAAAGGCTCGAAATTGACGATGGGCGGGCAGCCTCGCCAATTTGGAATTGATGAGGAGCAAATGGAAGAGCTGTTCCACCATAGCAGCGAACTTCGCAGGGTCCAAATCACGGGTATCCATGCATACAACGGTACGAGAATCTTATCTGCAGATGTCATTATTGAAAATACGAGATATATTCTGGAGCTGGCGAAACAAGTGGCCCGCACCTATGCTATCGATCTGGAGTTTGTTGATATCGGAGGCGGATTTGGTATTCCTTATTTCGACAATGAGGGAGAGCTTGATTTTGCCAGCGCCTGTTCTGGAATCAACGTCCTTGTGGAGCAATTTCACAAGGAGATAGGGAGGGAAATCCCTATTTTCGTAGAATCAGGCCGCTACGTTGTAGGAGAAAGCGGTGTTTACACGACTAAGGTGTTGTATACAAAGAAGTCTAAAGAGGTCTTGTTTGCTACGGCGGATGGAGGAACTAACCATCACATGGCGGCTGGGGGAAATGGAAATGCGCTGAAAAAAAACTTTCCTATTAAAGTCCTGAACAAATGGGAGGACGAACCGGTAGCCTCTTACCACATCTCGGGTCCTCTGTGCACGCCCAATGATTTAATAGCCAAATCGATTCCTCTTCCTAAGCTTGAGCAAGGCGATTTGGTCGGTATTATGAATGCCGGCGCATATGCCTTAACGGCCAGCCCGACTCTGTTTCTGAGTCATCCAATGCCCGTTGAACTGCTTATCGATGAAGGAGAAGTAACGGTCATACGTGAGCGGGATGAGTACGGCCTTCCTCGACTAAGATCAATCGACAGCGTTCTGGCTGGAAAGCCTGCTGCTGGAATGAAGGAGAGCTGA
- the uvrA gene encoding excinuclease ABC subunit UvrA, which produces MYDLTLRIKGARTHNLKNVNLELPFRQFVVFSGLSGSGKSSLAFDTIFAEGHRRYVESLSTYARQYLGQMDKPEIDSIEGLTPSIAIDQKNTNKNPRSTVGTITEIYDYMRVLYANIGVPQCPVHGIAIEMKSVDQIMNRLHRLEEGQVLYIYAPIVKGRKGEHVKVLERCAEAGFVRIRVDGTLYKPGVTVSLDKNKEHTIEALLDKVVYEEGSLQRIVDAVEKAALESEGQVIIEVEQQDRVNRMFFSLRQMCPHCGFSVEELSLRLFSFNSPYGACKDCHGLGSTLQVDLDLLIENGTKSIAEGVFENWASSSAMWYHTLIDNVCQQMGIPREVPFNQLTDDQRHLLLFGTGDQPVWLEYESDRKQRRIHAPFEGVVTNINRRYQESTSEGVRKKLEEVMSHKVCSSCNGDRLNPSSLSVKIAERNIAELCRWPVEALQEWFAGLSCKLNEEQTEIAEPIVLEITNRISFLLDVGLGYLSLDRAGFTLSGGESQRIRLATQIGSALSGVTYVLDEPSIGLHERDNQRLINTLKRIRDLGNMVIVVEHDANTMLASDYMVEIGPGAGSQGGYIVAKGTPHELMKMDHSITGLYLSGRKRIEIPSERRAITERKITIFGAQENNLKNVTVTIPLNTFTCITGVSGSGKSTLVHDILYNHLARELMKAKRVRVGKFERMTGREYLDKIIHIDQSPIGKSPRSNLATYTGMFDEIRNLFALTAEAKLQGYKKDRFSFNVAGGRCEACKGDGVKKIEMHFMPDIYVPCHVCQNKRFNNETLRIRYKGKSIADVLDFTVDEAGEHFALIPKIMRYVKALKDVGLGYIKIGQPATTLSGGEAQRIKLATELSRPGTSDTLYIFDEPTTGLHMEDINRLLFVLHSLVNQGKSVVVIEHNLDVVKTADYIIDMGPEGGEKGGECIACGTPEEIARHERSLTGKYLAPILDNNQSGRGVVNEI; this is translated from the coding sequence ATGTATGATTTGACCCTGCGCATTAAAGGGGCACGGACGCACAATTTAAAGAACGTGAACCTGGAGCTTCCTTTTCGTCAATTTGTAGTCTTCTCAGGCTTAAGTGGTTCAGGCAAATCTTCTCTGGCCTTTGATACCATTTTTGCAGAAGGGCATCGCAGGTATGTAGAATCGTTATCCACCTATGCGAGGCAGTATCTAGGGCAGATGGATAAGCCAGAGATTGACTCGATAGAAGGCCTGACGCCTTCTATCGCAATTGATCAAAAAAATACGAATAAAAATCCGCGATCTACAGTAGGAACAATCACCGAAATTTACGATTATATGCGTGTATTGTATGCCAATATCGGGGTCCCACAGTGTCCTGTTCACGGCATAGCGATTGAAATGAAGAGCGTGGATCAAATTATGAACAGGCTCCATCGTCTGGAGGAAGGGCAGGTTCTCTATATTTATGCTCCTATCGTAAAGGGGCGTAAAGGGGAGCATGTCAAAGTGCTAGAGCGCTGCGCGGAGGCCGGGTTCGTTCGCATTCGTGTGGATGGAACCTTGTATAAGCCAGGCGTGACTGTCTCTTTAGACAAGAACAAGGAGCATACCATAGAAGCCCTCTTGGATAAAGTAGTCTACGAAGAAGGTAGCCTGCAGCGTATCGTCGATGCTGTGGAGAAAGCTGCTTTAGAGTCAGAGGGTCAAGTAATCATAGAGGTCGAGCAACAGGATCGTGTGAATCGGATGTTTTTCAGTTTACGTCAAATGTGCCCTCACTGCGGCTTTTCGGTAGAGGAGCTTTCCCTGCGATTATTTTCATTTAATAGTCCCTATGGGGCTTGTAAAGATTGCCATGGACTGGGGTCCACGCTGCAGGTTGATCTGGATCTACTGATTGAGAATGGTACAAAATCAATTGCTGAAGGCGTTTTTGAAAATTGGGCCAGTTCTTCAGCCATGTGGTATCACACGTTAATTGACAATGTATGCCAGCAGATGGGCATTCCTAGAGAAGTCCCTTTTAATCAATTGACGGATGATCAACGTCATTTACTGTTGTTTGGAACCGGGGATCAGCCCGTATGGCTTGAATATGAGTCGGACCGTAAGCAGCGAAGAATACATGCCCCCTTTGAGGGAGTGGTTACAAACATCAATCGAAGATATCAGGAAAGCACCTCTGAAGGGGTACGGAAAAAACTCGAGGAGGTGATGAGCCACAAAGTGTGCTCTTCCTGCAACGGTGATCGTTTGAACCCGAGCAGTTTATCTGTGAAGATCGCTGAACGAAACATTGCAGAGCTGTGCAGGTGGCCTGTCGAAGCGCTGCAGGAATGGTTTGCAGGGTTAAGCTGCAAGTTGAACGAAGAACAAACCGAAATTGCGGAGCCTATCGTACTGGAAATAACGAATCGAATTAGCTTCCTTTTGGACGTGGGATTAGGCTATCTCTCTCTTGATCGTGCGGGCTTTACCTTATCTGGAGGTGAATCACAGCGGATTCGACTAGCGACGCAAATTGGGTCGGCCCTATCAGGAGTGACCTATGTTCTGGACGAGCCTAGCATCGGTTTGCACGAGCGGGACAATCAGCGATTAATCAACACACTCAAACGGATTCGCGATCTCGGCAATATGGTCATCGTCGTAGAACATGATGCCAATACAATGCTGGCATCTGATTATATGGTAGAAATCGGTCCAGGGGCTGGCAGCCAGGGCGGTTATATTGTTGCGAAAGGGACGCCGCATGAATTGATGAAAATGGATCATTCGATTACCGGTCTTTATTTGTCGGGTCGCAAACGAATTGAGATTCCAAGCGAGCGAAGGGCAATAACGGAGCGCAAGATTACCATTTTCGGAGCGCAAGAGAACAATTTGAAAAACGTTACGGTCACGATTCCTCTGAACACCTTCACCTGTATCACAGGAGTATCAGGGTCGGGGAAGAGTACACTTGTTCATGACATTCTGTACAATCACCTGGCTCGCGAGCTCATGAAGGCTAAACGGGTCAGAGTCGGCAAGTTTGAGCGGATGACAGGTAGGGAATATCTCGACAAGATCATTCATATCGACCAGTCCCCGATCGGCAAGTCGCCACGCTCTAACTTGGCAACCTATACAGGCATGTTTGATGAAATTCGCAATCTGTTCGCGCTGACAGCGGAAGCAAAATTGCAGGGCTACAAGAAAGATCGCTTCAGCTTTAATGTAGCCGGGGGAAGATGTGAAGCCTGCAAAGGTGACGGTGTCAAAAAGATCGAGATGCATTTTATGCCTGATATTTATGTGCCTTGTCATGTGTGCCAAAATAAACGCTTCAACAACGAGACATTGCGCATACGCTACAAGGGAAAAAGCATTGCTGATGTTCTCGACTTTACGGTAGACGAGGCTGGAGAACATTTTGCTCTCATACCGAAGATCATGCGGTACGTCAAAGCTTTGAAGGATGTTGGTCTCGGATATATCAAAATTGGGCAGCCGGCAACTACCTTATCAGGAGGAGAAGCCCAACGCATTAAGCTGGCCACCGAATTGTCTCGTCCGGGAACGAGCGATACGCTCTACATTTTTGATGAGCCCACTACGGGACTTCATATGGAAGATATTAATAGGCTGCTGTTCGTTCTCCACTCTCTGGTCAATCAGGGGAAGAGTGTTGTCGTCATCGAGCATAATTTGGATGTGGTGAAAACAGCCGATTACATCATTGATATGGGACCCGAAGGTGGAGAAAAAGGAGGGGAGTGCATCGCCTGCGGCACCCCTGAGGAGATTGCTCGCCACGAGCGCTCGCTTACTGGCAAGTATCTGGCTCCCATACTTGACAACAACCAATCTGGAAGAGGTGTAGTCAATGAAATTTGA
- the uvrB gene encoding excinuclease ABC subunit UvrB: protein MRSKREFRMVSSFKPTGDQPQAIDQLVEGVNRGDKYLLLKGATGTGKTFTIANVIQRLNRQSLVLVHNKTLASQVWSELKELFPHNAVEYFVSYYDFYRPEAYIKHQDLFLEKEATINREIERLRHSVMASLLERTDVIVVASVSCLYPLSHPDEFASASFILSVDRQGDFSYKRDQVLKRLADSQYVRNDIEFKPGTFRVRGGVFDIYPVSYHDQAVRVQFFGDELEELYIINAITGKIERSIDSVHIFSASFFVTNRNQVQQAIPLIREELEERLEQLNSEGKLLEASRLESRVRYDLEMLENTGYCSGIENYSVYIQNREKGMRSYNLLDYFQDDYLAVMDESHVTLPQLRMTGAADKSRKQSIIDSGYRMPSILDNRPMNYEEFEASLPRIIYMSATPSESELSKASTIAQQMIRPTGVLDPQVEVRPNDWAAEHLLEEINSTVTQHERVLITVLTKKRAEQLTEHLKGQGVRVQYLHSEVETTERNDIIASLKKGDIDVLIGINLLREGLDLPEVSLVIVMDADQPGFLRSTSALLQIIGRAARNVNGRVLLCADSITLAMEQAMEETAERRSDQEAYNKAHGISPMNIKKKIRWNINEMLDTANNRMTNDRRSEGDDHV from the coding sequence ATGCGAAGCAAAAGGGAGTTCCGAATGGTCTCAAGCTTTAAGCCAACAGGAGATCAACCGCAAGCCATTGATCAATTGGTGGAAGGAGTAAATAGAGGAGACAAGTATCTTCTTTTGAAAGGGGCAACGGGAACTGGAAAGACGTTTACGATTGCTAATGTCATTCAGCGGTTAAACCGGCAATCATTGGTGCTGGTTCATAATAAAACGCTAGCTTCCCAAGTCTGGAGTGAATTAAAGGAGCTTTTTCCCCACAATGCGGTTGAATATTTTGTCAGCTATTATGATTTTTATCGGCCGGAAGCCTACATCAAGCATCAAGATTTATTTTTGGAAAAAGAAGCGACGATTAATCGGGAAATTGAACGATTGCGTCATTCTGTCATGGCTTCCTTGCTGGAAAGAACGGATGTTATCGTAGTTGCAAGCGTATCCTGCTTGTATCCGTTAAGTCATCCTGATGAATTTGCCAGCGCTTCGTTCATTTTATCGGTTGATCGGCAAGGGGATTTTTCCTACAAACGGGATCAAGTCCTGAAAAGACTGGCTGACAGCCAATACGTCCGCAATGATATTGAATTCAAGCCCGGGACGTTCCGGGTGCGCGGGGGAGTTTTTGATATTTACCCTGTTAGCTACCATGATCAAGCGGTACGCGTACAGTTTTTTGGCGACGAGTTGGAAGAGTTATACATTATCAATGCAATAACAGGCAAAATAGAGAGATCGATAGACAGCGTGCATATTTTCTCAGCGTCCTTCTTCGTAACGAACCGCAATCAAGTTCAACAGGCTATCCCGCTCATTCGGGAGGAACTTGAGGAGCGGTTAGAACAGCTAAATAGCGAAGGAAAGCTGCTGGAGGCTTCACGGCTGGAAAGCCGTGTCCGTTACGATTTGGAAATGCTGGAGAATACGGGCTATTGCTCCGGAATCGAAAATTATTCTGTATACATTCAGAACCGCGAAAAGGGTATGCGTTCTTATAACCTTTTAGACTACTTTCAGGATGATTATCTTGCTGTCATGGATGAATCCCATGTGACGCTTCCTCAGCTGCGAATGACAGGAGCGGCTGATAAGTCGCGGAAGCAATCTATTATTGACAGCGGCTACCGCATGCCTTCCATTTTGGACAATCGACCTATGAATTATGAGGAGTTTGAGGCCTCGCTACCTCGTATCATCTATATGTCGGCGACACCGTCAGAGTCCGAGTTGTCAAAGGCGAGTACGATTGCTCAACAGATGATCCGCCCAACGGGTGTACTCGATCCTCAAGTAGAAGTGCGTCCTAATGATTGGGCTGCGGAACATCTCCTTGAAGAAATTAATAGCACGGTCACGCAACACGAGCGGGTTCTAATTACGGTGTTGACCAAGAAGCGGGCCGAGCAATTGACGGAGCATCTGAAGGGCCAAGGGGTTAGAGTCCAGTACCTCCACTCTGAGGTGGAAACTACGGAGCGAAACGATATCATTGCTAGCCTCAAAAAGGGAGATATCGACGTCTTGATTGGAATTAACTTGTTAAGGGAAGGACTGGATTTGCCCGAGGTGTCTTTGGTTATCGTAATGGATGCTGATCAGCCCGGCTTTTTACGATCGACTTCAGCGCTTTTGCAGATTATCGGCAGAGCGGCCCGTAATGTCAACGGCCGAGTATTGCTTTGCGCAGACTCCATTACGTTGGCCATGGAGCAGGCTATGGAGGAAACGGCTGAACGCCGCAGCGATCAGGAGGCTTATAACAAAGCCCATGGCATATCTCCTATGAACATCAAGAAAAAAATAAGATGGAATATTAACGAAATGCTGGACACTGCGAACAATCGGATGACGAATGACCGGCGAAGCGAGGGTGATGACCATGTATGA